Proteins co-encoded in one Armatimonadota bacterium genomic window:
- the argF gene encoding ornithine carbamoyltransferase, with product MTLRGRDYLSVDDLSPSELRAVLRFGADLKARFQAGDRPPLLAGKTLAMVFEKPSLRTRVSFEAGMFQLGGTAIYLGPQDIQLGVRESVADAARNLERFADAIMARTFAHATVVELAASARCPVINGLSDHEHPCQALGDLLTIGERFGRWEGVRVAWIGDGNNVCHSLLLGAAKLGMTVRVATPRGYAPAEAVVQRARAIAGATGATIELLTDPAAAVADADVVYTDVWTSMGQEVERDARARVFRAYQVNAALLRGAKPTAVVMHCLPAHRGEEITDDVLDGPQSIVYDQAENRLHAQKALLALLLA from the coding sequence ATGACCCTGCGCGGCCGCGACTACCTCTCGGTCGACGACCTCAGCCCCAGCGAGCTGCGCGCCGTGCTCCGGTTTGGCGCAGACCTCAAGGCGCGCTTCCAGGCCGGCGACCGCCCGCCCCTGCTGGCGGGCAAGACCCTGGCCATGGTGTTCGAGAAACCGTCGCTACGCACGCGCGTCAGCTTCGAGGCCGGGATGTTCCAGCTGGGCGGGACCGCCATCTACCTGGGCCCGCAGGACATCCAGCTGGGCGTGCGCGAGTCGGTGGCCGACGCGGCCCGCAACCTCGAGCGGTTCGCCGACGCGATCATGGCCCGCACCTTCGCCCACGCCACCGTGGTGGAGCTGGCCGCGAGCGCCCGGTGTCCGGTCATCAACGGCCTGTCCGACCACGAGCACCCCTGCCAGGCGCTGGGCGACCTGCTCACCATCGGGGAGCGCTTCGGGCGATGGGAGGGCGTGCGCGTGGCCTGGATCGGCGACGGGAACAACGTGTGCCACTCGCTGCTGCTGGGCGCGGCCAAGCTGGGGATGACGGTGCGTGTGGCCACCCCGCGCGGGTACGCGCCGGCCGAAGCGGTCGTGCAGCGGGCGCGCGCCATCGCCGGGGCCACGGGGGCCACCATCGAGCTGCTGACCGATCCCGCCGCAGCGGTCGCCGACGCCGACGTCGTCTACACCGACGTGTGGACGAGCATGGGCCAGGAGGTCGAACGGGACGCACGGGCGCGGGTCTTCCGCGCCTACCAGGTCAACGCGGCGTTGCTCCGCGGGGCGAAGCCGACGGCCGTGGTGATGCACTGCCTGCCGGCCCACCGGGGCGAGGAGATCACCGACGACGTGCTCGACGGCCCGCAGTCCATCGTCTACGATCAGGCTGAGAACCGCCTGCACGCGCAGAAGGCGCTGCTGGCCCTGCTGCTGGCGTGA
- the cdaA gene encoding diadenylate cyclase CdaA, with product MPQVHARDLLDIAIVTLLVYQVLWLIRGTRAVQLAMGMAVLFAAYVASRVLQLTTLQWILSYLGVVIPIAMLVIFQPELRRMLEQLGRGGVFAARFGGELGREETIRLVNDVARACRVLSGRRTGALMVLERRTGLNDVVESGIKLDAQVSVQLLITLFFPNTPLHDGAAVIRGNRLVAAGCLLPLSENPHLSRTLGTRHRAALGISEATDAVAVVVSEETGVISLAQDGQLTRGLSEEELKVALLGLLAQPAPRAPALWPWRRASRSA from the coding sequence ATGCCCCAGGTGCACGCGCGCGACCTGCTCGACATCGCCATCGTCACGCTGCTCGTCTACCAGGTGCTCTGGCTGATCCGCGGGACCCGCGCGGTGCAGCTGGCGATGGGCATGGCCGTGCTCTTCGCCGCCTACGTCGCCAGCCGGGTGCTGCAGTTGACCACCCTGCAGTGGATCCTCTCGTACCTGGGGGTGGTGATCCCCATCGCGATGCTGGTGATCTTCCAGCCCGAGCTGCGGCGCATGCTGGAGCAGCTCGGGCGCGGGGGGGTGTTCGCCGCGCGCTTTGGCGGCGAGCTGGGGCGCGAGGAGACGATCCGCTTGGTCAACGACGTGGCGCGGGCGTGCCGGGTGCTGTCGGGGCGGCGCACCGGCGCCCTCATGGTGCTGGAGCGCCGCACCGGCCTCAACGACGTGGTCGAGTCGGGCATCAAGCTCGACGCGCAGGTCTCGGTGCAGCTCCTCATCACGCTCTTCTTCCCCAACACTCCTCTGCACGACGGCGCCGCCGTCATCCGCGGCAACCGGCTGGTCGCGGCAGGCTGCCTGCTCCCCCTCTCGGAGAACCCCCACCTGAGCCGGACACTGGGCACCCGCCACCGCGCCGCGCTCGGCATCAGCGAGGCCACCGACGCCGTGGCGGTGGTGGTGTCGGAGGAGACCGGCGTGATCTCCCTGGCGCAGGACGGCCAGCTCACGCGTGGGCTCTCCGAGGAGGAACTGAAGGTGGCGCTGCTGGGGTTGCTGGCCCAGCCCGCCCCCCGCGCGCCGGCCCTGTGGCCGTGGCGACGCGCCTCCCGCTCGGCATGA
- the glmM gene encoding phosphoglucosamine mutase, with protein MARLFGTDGIRGVANADLTPELAFRVGRAAGAVLGGQVPVVIGRDTRVSGPMLEAALAAGLCSVGVSAALAGILPTPAVAYLARAQQRSGVVVSASHNPVEDNGIKLFGADGFKLPDAVEERIEAWLARDDLPRPTGTGLGTVVPLPDAEDRYLGYLLGLAGGRLDGVRVVVDCAYGAAVRVAPQLWQALGATVIALHAVPDGARINVGCGSTHLAPLQAAVRAHGADVGFAHDGDADRVLAVDERGEVVDGDALMGICALDRCTRGLLPGAVVVATVMSNAGLEDALRAAGVRLERTRVGDRYVLERMREVGAVLGGEQSGHLVFLDRATTGDGLVTALEVVNVMLRTGRRLSELRAAIPRYPQVLVNVRVRRRDGVLEAPEVAAAIRAAQGRLRDGGRILVRPSGTEPVIRIMVEATRQDLAEALAAEVAEAVARAAGGTP; from the coding sequence ATGGCGCGGCTGTTCGGCACCGACGGGATCCGTGGCGTGGCCAACGCCGACCTGACGCCGGAACTGGCCTTTCGTGTGGGGCGGGCGGCCGGCGCGGTGCTCGGCGGCCAGGTGCCCGTGGTCATCGGCCGCGACACCAGGGTCTCCGGGCCGATGCTGGAGGCTGCGCTGGCCGCGGGCCTGTGTTCGGTCGGCGTGTCTGCGGCGCTGGCGGGGATCCTGCCCACCCCGGCGGTGGCGTACCTGGCTCGCGCCCAGCAGCGCAGCGGCGTGGTCGTCTCGGCATCTCACAACCCCGTGGAGGACAACGGCATCAAGCTGTTCGGCGCCGACGGCTTCAAGCTGCCCGACGCGGTGGAGGAACGCATCGAGGCGTGGCTCGCGCGGGACGACCTGCCGCGGCCCACGGGCACGGGGCTGGGGACGGTGGTGCCGTTGCCGGACGCGGAGGATCGCTACCTGGGCTACCTGCTGGGCCTGGCGGGTGGCCGGCTCGACGGCGTGCGCGTGGTCGTCGACTGCGCCTATGGGGCCGCCGTGCGCGTAGCACCCCAGCTGTGGCAGGCGCTGGGCGCCACCGTCATCGCGCTCCACGCCGTGCCCGACGGGGCGCGCATCAACGTGGGGTGCGGCTCGACCCACCTGGCGCCGCTCCAGGCCGCCGTGCGCGCGCACGGTGCCGACGTGGGCTTCGCACACGACGGCGACGCCGACCGCGTCCTGGCCGTGGACGAGCGCGGGGAGGTGGTGGACGGCGACGCCCTCATGGGGATCTGCGCGCTGGACCGCTGCACGCGCGGCTTGCTGCCGGGTGCCGTGGTCGTCGCCACGGTGATGAGCAACGCCGGGCTGGAGGACGCCCTCCGCGCAGCGGGGGTGCGGCTCGAGCGCACGCGCGTGGGCGACCGCTACGTCCTCGAACGCATGCGCGAGGTCGGCGCCGTGCTGGGCGGCGAGCAGAGCGGCCACCTGGTGTTCCTGGACCGCGCCACGACCGGCGACGGGCTCGTGACCGCGCTGGAGGTCGTCAACGTGATGCTGCGCACCGGCCGGCGGCTGTCGGAGCTGCGGGCGGCGATTCCGCGGTACCCGCAGGTCCTGGTCAACGTGCGCGTGCGCCGGCGCGACGGCGTGCTGGAGGCCCCGGAGGTGGCGGCGGCGATCCGGGCCGCGCAGGGGCGGTTGCGCGACGGCGGCCGCATCCTCGTGCGGCCGTCGGGGACCGAGCCGGTGATCCGCATCATGGTGGAGGCCACCCGACAGGATCTGGCAGAGGCGCTCGCCGCCGAGGTCGCCGAAGCGGTGGCGCGCGCTGCGGGAGGGACGCCGTGA
- a CDS encoding WecB/TagA/CpsF family glycosyltransferase, producing the protein MTAVVQSAPAPPRHVLLGTGVHAVTLAEALAWIDAAIARRQPVYVVTLNGAMLVQAARDAALRALVNGAGLVTADGVGVLLAARILGARLAQRVAGIDLALALCERAAQTGWRVFLLGAAPGVAAEAAAALRARFPGLAIAGVWHGFFTPAEEPAVVEAIRGAAPDVLLVAMGVPRQEAWIGRWHHVLGVPVSMGVGGALDVIAGRLPRAPRWMQRLGLEWLYRALREPRRWQVVRTIPPLFWLAVRERWRRR; encoded by the coding sequence GTGACCGCGGTCGTCCAGAGCGCGCCTGCGCCGCCGCGGCACGTGCTGCTGGGCACCGGCGTGCACGCGGTGACGCTCGCCGAAGCGCTGGCCTGGATCGACGCCGCCATCGCCCGCCGGCAGCCCGTCTACGTGGTGACGCTGAATGGCGCCATGCTCGTCCAGGCGGCCCGGGACGCGGCGCTGCGGGCGCTCGTCAACGGCGCAGGCCTCGTCACCGCCGACGGGGTGGGCGTGCTGCTGGCCGCGCGCATCCTCGGCGCGCGGCTCGCGCAGCGGGTGGCCGGGATCGACCTGGCGCTGGCGCTGTGCGAGCGCGCCGCGCAGACCGGGTGGCGGGTCTTCCTGCTGGGGGCCGCACCGGGCGTGGCGGCTGAGGCGGCGGCGGCCCTGCGCGCCCGCTTTCCCGGGCTCGCGATCGCCGGCGTCTGGCACGGGTTCTTCACGCCGGCGGAAGAACCCGCCGTGGTGGAGGCGATCCGCGGGGCGGCGCCGGACGTGTTGCTGGTGGCCATGGGCGTGCCCAGGCAGGAAGCGTGGATCGGCCGCTGGCACCACGTGCTGGGCGTGCCCGTCTCCATGGGCGTCGGCGGCGCGCTGGACGTGATCGCGGGACGCCTGCCCCGTGCCCCGCGCTGGATGCAGCGCCTGGGGCTGGAGTGGCTGTACCGGGCCCTGCGCGAGCCGCGGCGCTGGCAGGTCGTGCGCACCATCCCGCCGCTGTTCTGGCTGGCCGTACGTGAGCGGTGGCGGCGCCGGTAG
- the glmS gene encoding glutamine--fructose-6-phosphate transaminase (isomerizing): MCGIMGYVGTRPALPILLDGLRRLEYRGYDSAGVAVLENGHIAIRKAAGKLQRLEQVVSVAPLGGSVGIGHTRWATHGQPTDANAHPHSDCTGRCVVIHNGIIENYLSLREALQAQGHRFASDTDTEVLAHLIEAAYAALPPGTPGRFELAVRQAVRRARGAYAIVVMLADEPDRIVAVRMISPLIVGIGQGEMWLASDIPALLPYTRDVLVVSDGEMAVIEPHRVRLLDLEGRPVDRRPQHVTWDAEMAEKGGYPHFMLKEIYEQPRALQDTMMGRLDLDDRIELDGVVFPDGFVERLEGIWLTACGTAYHAGLVGRRLIEQLARIRVEPDLASELRYRDPLIQGTTLAVAISQSGETADTLAAAREARARGARLLAVTNVVGSTLAREADDVLYVRAGPEIAVASTKAYVTMLVAMQLLAIDLGLRRGVLARDVARRLVAGLRRLPQLAQEVLQRADAVAALAARLAHVEHAFFIGRGLDYAVAMEGSLKLKEISYLHSEALAAGELKHGTLALVTPETPVFALVTQRAIYEKTLGNIQEVRARGAEVVAVAYDDDGEIAKHAHTVLRIPPVDDLLAPVLAIIPLQLFAYHVAVLRGHDIDQPRNLAKSVTVE, encoded by the coding sequence ATGTGCGGCATCATGGGGTACGTGGGCACACGTCCGGCGCTGCCGATCCTGCTGGACGGTCTGCGCCGGTTGGAGTACCGGGGCTACGACTCCGCAGGCGTGGCCGTGCTGGAGAACGGACACATCGCGATCCGCAAGGCGGCGGGCAAGCTGCAGCGGCTCGAACAGGTGGTCAGCGTCGCTCCCCTGGGCGGCTCGGTGGGGATCGGGCACACCCGGTGGGCCACCCACGGGCAACCCACCGACGCCAACGCCCACCCGCACAGCGACTGCACGGGCCGCTGCGTGGTCATCCACAACGGGATCATCGAGAACTACCTGTCGCTGCGCGAGGCGCTCCAGGCGCAGGGGCACCGGTTCGCCTCCGACACCGACACCGAGGTGCTGGCGCACCTGATCGAGGCCGCCTACGCCGCGCTGCCGCCCGGCACCCCCGGACGGTTCGAGCTGGCCGTGCGTCAGGCGGTACGCCGGGCACGTGGGGCCTACGCCATCGTGGTGATGCTGGCCGACGAGCCCGACCGGATCGTCGCCGTGCGCATGATCAGCCCGCTCATCGTGGGCATCGGCCAGGGCGAGATGTGGCTGGCGTCCGACATCCCCGCGCTGCTCCCCTACACGCGCGACGTCCTGGTGGTCAGCGACGGCGAGATGGCCGTCATCGAGCCGCATCGCGTGCGCCTGCTGGACCTAGAGGGCCGGCCGGTCGACCGCCGTCCCCAGCACGTCACGTGGGACGCGGAGATGGCCGAGAAGGGCGGGTACCCCCACTTCATGCTCAAGGAGATCTACGAGCAACCCCGGGCGTTGCAGGACACGATGATGGGCCGCCTGGACCTGGACGACCGGATCGAGCTGGACGGCGTGGTCTTCCCCGACGGTTTCGTCGAGCGGCTCGAGGGGATCTGGCTCACCGCCTGCGGCACCGCGTACCACGCCGGGCTGGTGGGCCGGCGGCTCATCGAGCAGCTGGCGCGCATTCGGGTGGAGCCCGACCTGGCGTCGGAGCTCCGCTACCGCGACCCGCTCATCCAGGGGACGACGCTGGCGGTCGCCATCAGCCAGTCGGGCGAGACGGCCGATACGCTGGCGGCCGCGCGGGAGGCTCGGGCCCGCGGCGCCCGGCTGCTGGCCGTGACCAACGTGGTGGGCAGCACGCTGGCCCGCGAGGCCGACGACGTGCTCTACGTCCGCGCCGGTCCCGAGATCGCCGTGGCGTCCACCAAGGCCTACGTGACCATGCTGGTGGCGATGCAGCTGCTGGCGATCGACCTCGGCCTGCGCCGCGGTGTGCTGGCCCGCGACGTGGCGCGGCGGCTCGTGGCGGGCCTGCGCCGCCTGCCCCAGCTTGCCCAGGAAGTGCTCCAGCGCGCCGACGCCGTGGCGGCGCTGGCGGCGCGGCTGGCCCACGTCGAGCATGCGTTCTTCATCGGCCGCGGTCTCGACTACGCCGTGGCCATGGAGGGTTCGCTCAAGCTCAAGGAGATCTCCTACCTGCACAGCGAGGCGCTGGCCGCCGGCGAGTTGAAGCATGGCACGCTGGCGCTGGTGACGCCGGAGACGCCGGTGTTCGCCCTGGTCACCCAGCGGGCGATCTACGAGAAGACCCTGGGCAACATCCAGGAAGTCCGGGCACGGGGCGCGGAGGTCGTCGCCGTCGCCTACGACGACGACGGCGAGATCGCCAAGCACGCGCACACGGTCCTGCGCATTCCGCCCGTGGACGACCTGCTGGCGCCGGTGCTGGCCATTATCCCCCTGCAGCTGTTCGCCTACCACGTGGCGGTGCTGCGCGGCCACGACATCGACCAGCCGCGCAACCTCGCCAAGAGCGTGACGGTCGAGTAG
- a CDS encoding Trm112 family protein → MTIDADLLQILACPVDHAPVVLEGDRIVCTQCGRRYPIRDGIPHMLEEEAELPR, encoded by the coding sequence ATGACGATCGACGCCGACCTGCTGCAGATCCTGGCCTGTCCGGTGGACCATGCTCCCGTCGTCCTCGAGGGCGATCGGATCGTGTGCACGCAGTGCGGCCGGCGCTATCCCATTCGCGACGGCATCCCGCACATGCTCGAAGAGGAAGCCGAGCTGCCGCGATGA
- a CDS encoding holo-ACP synthase, with amino-acid sequence MIVGVGVDVVEVARIQRAIARWGDGFVRRIYTAREVERAAAPAVLGPRLAARFAAKEAVMKALGCGWRELTWREIEITHDPQGRPVVRLHGAAQRIAAARGVVEVHVALSHTREHAIANAVAVGAG; translated from the coding sequence ATGATCGTCGGGGTGGGAGTCGACGTGGTGGAGGTGGCCCGCATCCAGCGGGCCATCGCGCGGTGGGGCGATGGGTTCGTGCGCCGGATCTACACGGCGCGGGAGGTGGAGCGGGCCGCCGCGCCCGCGGTGCTGGGCCCCCGGCTGGCCGCCCGGTTCGCGGCGAAGGAGGCCGTGATGAAGGCCCTCGGCTGCGGCTGGCGTGAGCTCACCTGGCGCGAGATCGAGATCACCCACGACCCGCAGGGGCGGCCTGTGGTGCGCCTGCATGGCGCGGCACAACGGATCGCCGCGGCCCGCGGGGTCGTCGAGGTGCACGTGGCGCTCTCACACACCCGCGAGCACGCCATCGCCAACGCCGTGGCGGTCGGCGCCGGGTAA
- a CDS encoding NAD(P)H-hydrate dehydratase codes for MRVPTSQQMAILDRRTADEFGVPTLLLMEAAGRRVADAACRLVGGGMPSVVVIAGKGNNGGDGLVAARVLAGLGWQVRVFLVARDAEVTGDAAVNLRAARHAGVEVANLDSTGARGLAPVLAAADLIIDGLFGTGFRGPAVGLAAAAIEAMNASRRPVLAIDIPSGVHGDTGQVDGPAVRARATVTMGLPKLGLVLLPGAEYAGRVWVASVGHPRRLLESPEITTHLVTRAMVDAAIPPRPAQAHKGQFGRVLIVAGAVGYTGAPSLAAAGALRAGAGLVRLAVPAGIYPIVATAVIEGMPVPLADEEGALAPSAWEQIAALAADADVVAAGPGLSRMPGPRQVVRQLVADSRRPLVLDADALNCLADEPDVLRVTRVPVVLTPHPGELARLTGTTTEAIRRDRLAAAREAAARFRAVVVLKGARTIVASPEGEAFVVPTGNPGMATGGMGDVLTGAIAALIGQGLAPLTAAWVGAYLHGLAGDLAARASGPAGLLARDVAAALPHALGAVRRGEVEEVVQSEPW; via the coding sequence ATGCGTGTACCCACCAGCCAGCAGATGGCGATCCTGGACCGTCGTACCGCCGACGAGTTCGGCGTGCCCACGCTCCTGCTCATGGAGGCGGCGGGCCGACGGGTGGCCGACGCGGCGTGCCGGCTCGTCGGCGGTGGCATGCCGTCGGTGGTCGTCATCGCCGGCAAGGGCAACAACGGCGGCGACGGGCTGGTGGCCGCACGGGTGCTCGCGGGGCTCGGCTGGCAGGTCCGCGTGTTCCTGGTGGCCCGGGACGCCGAGGTCACCGGCGATGCAGCCGTCAACCTTCGAGCCGCGCGTCATGCGGGCGTCGAGGTGGCCAACCTCGACAGCACCGGCGCGCGCGGTCTGGCCCCGGTCCTGGCAGCGGCAGACCTGATCATCGACGGTCTGTTCGGCACCGGCTTTCGGGGCCCCGCGGTCGGCCTGGCCGCCGCGGCGATCGAGGCGATGAACGCCTCACGCCGGCCCGTGCTGGCCATCGATATCCCCTCGGGGGTGCACGGTGACACCGGTCAGGTCGACGGGCCAGCGGTCCGAGCCCGCGCCACGGTGACGATGGGCTTGCCCAAGCTGGGGCTGGTCCTCCTGCCCGGGGCCGAGTACGCGGGGCGCGTCTGGGTGGCCAGCGTCGGGCATCCCCGCCGCCTGCTCGAGAGCCCGGAGATCACCACCCATCTCGTGACGCGCGCCATGGTGGACGCCGCGATCCCCCCTCGCCCCGCCCAGGCCCACAAGGGGCAGTTCGGCAGGGTGCTGATCGTGGCCGGCGCGGTGGGGTACACCGGCGCGCCGTCGCTGGCGGCAGCTGGCGCGCTGCGGGCCGGCGCAGGCCTGGTGCGACTGGCGGTCCCGGCGGGCATCTACCCGATCGTGGCCACGGCCGTGATCGAGGGCATGCCGGTGCCCCTCGCCGACGAGGAAGGGGCGCTGGCGCCGTCGGCGTGGGAGCAGATCGCGGCACTCGCCGCCGACGCCGACGTGGTCGCGGCCGGCCCGGGGTTGTCGCGCATGCCAGGACCCCGGCAGGTCGTGAGGCAGCTGGTGGCAGACAGCCGACGGCCGCTCGTGCTGGACGCCGACGCTCTCAACTGCCTCGCCGACGAGCCGGACGTGCTGCGTGTGACCCGGGTGCCGGTCGTGCTCACGCCCCACCCCGGCGAGCTGGCGCGGCTGACCGGTACGACGACCGAGGCCATCCGGCGCGACCGGCTGGCCGCGGCGCGTGAGGCCGCTGCGCGGTTCCGCGCGGTGGTCGTGTTGAAGGGGGCGCGCACGATCGTGGCCTCGCCCGAGGGCGAGGCGTTCGTGGTGCCCACGGGGAATCCGGGGATGGCCACGGGAGGGATGGGCGACGTCTTAACCGGGGCGATCGCCGCGCTGATCGGGCAGGGGCTGGCACCGCTGACCGCGGCGTGGGTGGGGGCCTACCTCCACGGGCTGGCAGGAGATCTGGCCGCGCGGGCCAGCGGGCCGGCCGGGCTGCTGGCCCGTGACGTGGCTGCCGCCCTGCCACACGCGCTGGGCGCCGTCCGGCGAGGCGAGGTGGAGGAGGTCGTGCAGAGCGAACCATGGTGA
- the pheA gene encoding prephenate dehydratase, translating to MVMRVAFQGEPGAYSEVAALEQFGTITPVPCRSLADVFDAVEGGAADRGIVPVENSQAGSINETYDLLVRRSLHIVGERNLRIEHCLLALPEDTLETIRAVCSHPQALAQCDAYLSRMGWEVVATYDTAGSAKLVATERRRGVAAIASRRAAELYGLRILAEHIETNPVNYTRFLALALTPAPPAARAKTSVVFTTANVPGALYRALGTFATRNINLTKLESRPRRDRPWEYLFYVDFEAHKDSPEGRAALAELAGVTAFLRVLGSYPRADE from the coding sequence ATGGTGATGCGGGTGGCGTTTCAGGGCGAGCCAGGCGCCTACAGCGAGGTCGCGGCGCTGGAGCAGTTCGGCACCATCACCCCCGTGCCGTGTCGCTCCCTGGCCGACGTCTTCGACGCCGTCGAGGGTGGGGCTGCCGACCGGGGGATCGTGCCCGTGGAGAACTCCCAGGCCGGCAGCATCAACGAGACCTACGACCTGCTGGTACGCCGCAGCCTGCACATCGTCGGCGAGCGCAACCTGCGCATCGAGCACTGCCTGCTGGCCCTCCCCGAGGACACGCTCGAGACGATCCGCGCCGTCTGCTCACACCCCCAGGCCCTGGCGCAGTGCGACGCGTACTTGAGCCGCATGGGCTGGGAGGTCGTGGCCACCTACGACACCGCCGGCAGCGCGAAGCTCGTGGCCACCGAGCGGCGACGCGGCGTGGCCGCCATCGCGAGCCGTCGCGCCGCGGAGCTCTACGGGCTGCGCATCCTGGCCGAGCACATCGAGACGAATCCGGTGAACTACACGCGGTTCCTGGCCCTGGCGCTGACGCCGGCTCCCCCGGCCGCCCGCGCCAAGACGTCGGTGGTGTTCACGACGGCCAACGTGCCGGGCGCGCTCTACCGCGCGCTGGGCACGTTCGCCACGCGCAACATCAACCTCACCAAGCTCGAGTCGCGCCCGCGGCGCGACCGGCCCTGGGAGTACCTGTTCTACGTGGACTTCGAGGCGCACAAGGACTCGCCCGAGGGGCGCGCGGCACTCGCCGAGCTCGCTGGGGTCACGGCGTTCCTGCGCGTGCTCGGCTCGTACCCGCGCGCCGACGAGTGA
- the pxpB gene encoding 5-oxoprolinase subunit PxpB — MGRWPRLLPLGDRGLLVEFGAEVSPEVNALVRGAEPLLARLPGVSETVPAFRSLLLVYDPFRTTFDRLAEYVEAVARGVRPAPDEGGQLLEVPVAYGGAWGPDLEAVAAALGLSQADVVALHTGTIYRVYMLGFAPGFPYLGLLPEALRLPRRATPRTRVPTGSVAIADAFTGIYPQDTAGGWHLLGRTPLRLFDPSGKTPFLLAPGDRVRFVACPDIEMGPAEEPPPFAPRRPVFEVLEPGLMTTLQDAGRTGWRRYGVPVSGPMDRRAHAAANLAVGNAPGEAALEMTFPGPKLRAVADALIAVAGADLGARLNHTDLDHGQPVRVRPGDLFTLTAPRSGQWLYLAVAGGLDGPQVLGSRATWTRGGPRGPLGRPVRAGDLLGVREGPAGPRRARPVPLIARGRTLTARVVLGPQADAFTPEGLAALLGGTYEVTVQRDRSGARLRGVPVRHRVGADIASDGLLPGAIQVPADGGPVVIFADGPTTGGYTKAAAVVSADVDALAQLAPGDRVRFQAVTVAQAHALLRAAEEETGCS; from the coding sequence GTGGGGCGCTGGCCGCGCCTGCTGCCGCTGGGCGACCGCGGCCTGCTCGTCGAGTTCGGGGCCGAGGTCTCGCCGGAGGTCAACGCGCTGGTGCGGGGTGCCGAGCCACTCCTGGCCCGTCTGCCGGGCGTCAGCGAGACCGTGCCGGCGTTTCGGTCGCTCCTGCTCGTCTATGATCCCTTCCGCACGACCTTCGACCGGCTGGCCGAGTATGTGGAAGCCGTGGCCCGCGGTGTGCGCCCGGCACCCGACGAGGGTGGCCAGCTCCTCGAGGTCCCCGTGGCCTATGGCGGTGCCTGGGGGCCAGACCTGGAAGCGGTGGCTGCCGCGCTGGGCCTGTCCCAGGCCGACGTGGTCGCACTGCACACCGGGACGATCTACCGCGTCTACATGCTGGGGTTTGCGCCAGGGTTCCCCTACCTTGGCCTCCTGCCCGAGGCGCTGCGCCTCCCGCGTCGCGCCACCCCGCGGACGCGCGTCCCCACGGGCAGCGTCGCCATCGCCGACGCGTTCACGGGCATCTACCCGCAGGACACGGCTGGGGGCTGGCATCTCCTGGGACGCACCCCCCTGCGGCTGTTCGACCCGTCGGGGAAGACCCCGTTTCTGCTGGCACCTGGCGACAGGGTGCGGTTCGTGGCCTGCCCGGACATCGAGATGGGCCCGGCAGAGGAGCCGCCGCCGTTCGCGCCGCGGCGGCCCGTGTTCGAGGTGCTGGAGCCCGGCTTGATGACCACGCTGCAGGACGCCGGCCGCACAGGGTGGCGGCGCTACGGGGTGCCGGTTTCCGGCCCGATGGACCGCAGAGCGCATGCCGCGGCCAACCTCGCCGTGGGCAACGCACCGGGTGAGGCGGCGCTGGAGATGACCTTCCCGGGGCCGAAACTGCGCGCGGTGGCGGACGCCCTCATCGCCGTGGCGGGTGCGGATCTGGGCGCGCGCCTCAACCACACGGACCTGGACCACGGGCAGCCGGTCAGGGTTCGGCCCGGCGACCTGTTCACGCTGACTGCCCCCCGCAGCGGCCAGTGGCTCTACCTGGCGGTCGCAGGAGGCCTGGACGGCCCCCAGGTGCTGGGCAGCCGGGCAACGTGGACGCGCGGCGGCCCGCGCGGCCCGCTCGGTCGGCCGGTCCGGGCAGGAGACCTCCTGGGTGTGCGAGAAGGACCCGCCGGCCCGCGGCGGGCCCGGCCCGTACCGCTTATCGCCCGGGGACGCACGCTGACCGCGCGCGTGGTGTTGGGGCCGCAGGCCGACGCGTTCACGCCCGAGGGGCTGGCCGCGCTCCTGGGCGGGACGTACGAGGTGACCGTGCAGCGGGACCGCAGCGGCGCGCGCCTGCGCGGCGTGCCGGTACGTCATCGAGTGGGTGCCGACATCGCGTCCGATGGCCTGCTGCCCGGGGCCATCCAGGTGCCGGCCGATGGCGGGCCCGTCGTGATCTTCGCCGATGGGCCGACCACGGGCGGGTACACGAAGGCCGCGGCGGTGGTCAGCGCCGACGTGGATGCGCTGGCGCAACTCGCCCCTGGCGACCGCGTGCGCTTCCAGGCCGTGACGGTGGCGCAGGCGCACGCCCTGCTGCGCGCCGCCGAGGAGGAGACCGGGTGCAGCTAG